Genomic segment of Catenibacterium mitsuokai:
ACGCTTAGAGAATTCTCCATGCTCAGCCATTCTCGCTCCTTTCTTTAAACATAAAGAAAGAACTTTATTCGTAATAAAGACACCACCATGACAGTTGATTTCTACCATTTCTTCACCAGTAAATGTATGTTGTCCACGATAGATAGATATAAGTACTTCATCTACTTTCTCTTCACCATCGACAATATAGCCATAAGAAATAGTCTGAGACTTCTTATTTAGATTACCTGTAAAGAAGCTCTGAACAAAATCAATACACCCTTTACCTGATATACGAATAATAGAAATAGCGGCTTCTAATCGAGATGTCGCAATAGCACAAATAATATCATCATTCATCGTCATACCTCCTTAAGTGTTCTTTTCTTATACTTATAGAACCAAATAAAATTAACCAGACCTTTAATAATACCTGAGAAAGAAATAACCCACCAGATACCATTTAAATGGAATGTGTTTAAGATTAATAAAATAGCCGGAATACGTCCTAGAGTGAATATAATGCTGGTGATAGAAGGAGGAATTGTTTCTCCTAATCCACTAAAGGCTCCAGAAATCATTAATTCTAGAATCATAAATGTCTCTGATAGACCCACTATACGTAAATAGTTCTCTCCAATTTGCGTTACCATTAAATCATCAGTAAAGAAGCCATAAATCACATGAGGGAAGAAGACCATCAAGCTTGTACATACAATACCCCATAGTATAGAGAATACCAGCATTGTATGATATCCTTTTTCTACACGATCATACTTACCAGCTCCATAGTTCTGACTAATGAAGGCATTAATAGATGTCTGGAATCCAGTCGCCATACACCAAGAAATGTTTTCTACCTGTGTACCTACCTTCTGTGCTGCAACAGCTGCATCTCCAAACTCAGCGACAAAAGCAGCCACTACCATTGAACATACAGAAAATAACATGCTCTGTAATCCTAATGGAAAACCAATTCTAAGTATATTCTTATAATAAATCTTTGAATAAACCTTCTTCAATGAAATATGTTTAAGTAGTGTATTCTTCTTAAAGTTATGTCTCATAAATAATAGGAATACAGAAACTTGAGCTAATACTGTCGCAAGTGCTGCACCTACAACACCTAGATCACATACAAAGATAAAGAATGGGTCTAGGATAATATTTAATAACAAACCAACACTATTACACTGGAATGGTGTCTGACTATCACCAGAGGCATTTAAGATACCTGTCATAATAATATTTAAGAAGTTAAAGATAATCAAACCGCATGTAATACGTAAATAGTTAATAGCCTGATTAATAGTGGCTTGTGATGATAATCCAAATAAACCAATAAAGAAACTTGAAAATACAACTGTACAGAAAGAGAATAATAGTGCGAATATAATCCCTAACTGAATAGCCGATGAAGCATAATCTGTAGCTGCTTCTTGATTACCTGCACCTAATGAATGTCCTGTTTTAACTTGTCCACCCTGTGTCGCAATCATTGCGAGGCCCTGCGATAACCAGCTAAACATACCTGCTACACCAACTGCTGCAATAGAGGAAGCACCAAGTTTTCCAATCCAAAGCATATCAATCAGTGCATAGGCCATTTCTAGAAATGATGTACCAATAATAGGTAGTGTTAATTTTATAAGAAGAGGGACAATACGTCCTTCTAATAAATTCAATTTTTTCATGTGCATCTCCCTTCCTATCCATTCTATCAAAAGAATTTAAAAAAAAGAAGGCAGAGCCTTCTTTAATCAACATAATAAATTTCTAAGTAACGGTTTTTACCTTCACCGTGTGACTGTGTTGCAAGATGTGGCATTTCTGCAATCACCTGATGAATTACTTTTCTTTCATCAGCTGGTAGAGGATCTAACTTCATATTGATCTTAGAATGTTGTACTTTCTTACCAAAACGTTTAGCCATTGCAGCAACCTTCTGGTATCTCTGTTCTTTATAACCATTGATATCTACAGAGATTTCAATACGCTGTTTGAACTGAGTATTGACAGCACTCTTAGTAATGAAGTTTAATGCTCTTAAAATAACACCATTCTTACCAATCACAACTGAATTATTACTTGTTTCTACATTACAGTAGATACGATCGTCCTGTTTGAAGACAGTAGTCTGTGTTTCGAAACCTAAAGAACTTAATGTTCTTTCTACGAACTGACCTATATATTCTTCAACCATAGATTCACACCATCCAGCAATAACAACTTTCTTACTGAATAACCCCTTATGAACTTCAACAACCTCATAATGGAATTCTTCTGGTGTAATACCTAAGTCCTGACAAGCATGATTCAATGCTTCTTCTTCT
This window contains:
- a CDS encoding Jag family protein → MNTYEAKTEEEALNHACQDLGITPEEFHYEVVEVHKGLFSKKVVIAGWCESMVEEYIGQFVERTLSSLGFETQTTVFKQDDRIYCNVETSNNSVVIGKNGVILRALNFITKSAVNTQFKQRIEISVDINGYKEQRYQKVAAMAKRFGKKVQHSKINMKLDPLPADERKVIHQVIAEMPHLATQSHGEGKNRYLEIYYVD
- a CDS encoding MATE family efflux transporter; this encodes MKKLNLLEGRIVPLLIKLTLPIIGTSFLEMAYALIDMLWIGKLGASSIAAVGVAGMFSWLSQGLAMIATQGGQVKTGHSLGAGNQEAATDYASSAIQLGIIFALLFSFCTVVFSSFFIGLFGLSSQATINQAINYLRITCGLIIFNFLNIIMTGILNASGDSQTPFQCNSVGLLLNIILDPFFIFVCDLGVVGAALATVLAQVSVFLLFMRHNFKKNTLLKHISLKKVYSKIYYKNILRIGFPLGLQSMLFSVCSMVVAAFVAEFGDAAVAAQKVGTQVENISWCMATGFQTSINAFISQNYGAGKYDRVEKGYHTMLVFSILWGIVCTSLMVFFPHVIYGFFTDDLMVTQIGENYLRIVGLSETFMILELMISGAFSGLGETIPPSITSIIFTLGRIPAILLILNTFHLNGIWWVISFSGIIKGLVNFIWFYKYKKRTLKEV